A genomic region of Apteryx mantelli isolate bAptMan1 chromosome 10, bAptMan1.hap1, whole genome shotgun sequence contains the following coding sequences:
- the CEBPA gene encoding CCAAT/enhancer-binding protein alpha has protein sequence MEQANFYEVDARPPMSSGQHHQLQTPLPGSAYGYREAPSAAAPAAGGAELGDICENENSIDISAYIDPAAFNDEFLADLFQHSKQQEKAKAILAGDFDFHGMHGAGAAASAPGHQQPHHQQPLFGCMAGYLDGKLDPLYERIAAPGLRPLVIKQEPREEEEVKSAALSALYPHHAPQQHPSHLQYQIAHCAQTTMHLQPGHPTPPPTPVPSPHHPHHPHPPGSLPATAGALKMLPADHRSKSKKTVDKNSNEYRVRRERNNIAVRKSRDKAKQRNVETQQKVLELTTDNERLRKRVEQLTRELETLRGIFRQLPESSLVKAMGSCA, from the coding sequence ATGGAGCAAGCCAACTTCTACGAGGTGGACGCGCGGCCCCCGATGAGCAGCGGCCAGCACCACCAGCTCCAGACTCCCCTGCCCGGCAGCGCCTACGGCTACAGAGAGGCTCCCTCGGCGGCGGCACCTgctgcgggcggcgcggagcTCGGCGACATCTGCGAGAACGAGAACTCCATCGACATCAGCGCCTACATCGACCCGGCCGCCTTCAACGACGAGTTCCTGGCCGACCTCTTCCAGCACAGCAAGCAGCAGGAGAAAGCCAAGGCCATCCTGGCTGGGGATTTCGACTTCCACGGCATGCatggggccggcgccgccgcctcggcgccgGGGCACCAGCAGCCGCACCACCAGCAGCCGCTCTTCGGCTGCATGGCCGGCTACCTGGACGGCAAGCTGGACCCGCTCTACGAGCGCATCGCGGCGCCGGGCTTGCGGCCGCTGGTGATTAAGCAGGAGccccgcgaggaggaggaggtcaaGTCGGCGGCCCTGTCGGCCCTCTACCCGCACCACGCCCCGCAGCAGCACCCGTCGCACCTGCAGTACCAGATCGCGCACTGCGCGCAGACCACCATGCACCTCCAGCCCGGGCACCCCACGCCGCCCCCCACGCCCGTGCCCAGCCCGCACCACCCGCACCACCCGCACCCCCCGGGCAGCCTGCCCGCCACCGCCGGCGCCCTCAAGATGCTGCCCGCCGACCACCGGAGCAAATCCAAAAAGACAGTGGACAAGAACAGCAACGAGTACCGGGTGCGCCGGGAGCGCAACAACATCGCGGTGCGCAAGAGCCGCGACAAGGCCAAGCAGCGCAACGTGGAGACGCAGCAGAAGGTGCTGGAGCTCACCACCGACAACGAGCGGCTGCGCAAGCGGGTGGAGCAGCTCACCCGCGAGCTGGAGACTCTGCGGGGCATCTTCCGGCAGCTGCCCGAGAGCTCCCTGGTCAAGGCCATGGGCAGCTGTGCctag